The proteins below are encoded in one region of Paenisporosarcina cavernae:
- a CDS encoding type II toxin-antitoxin system RelE/ParE family toxin: MEILLTKRFSTDLDNLYENLKVQWDSEIALDVVRKVMYSISNLAEFPFLGSSLSKEITVATDLRKIYIEKNYIFYRIEGNKIIVLRMLHERRHYFNHLFEQ; this comes from the coding sequence ATGGAAATATTACTGACAAAACGTTTTTCAACTGACTTAGATAATCTTTATGAAAATCTGAAAGTACAATGGGATAGTGAGATAGCTTTAGATGTAGTTCGAAAAGTAATGTATTCGATATCCAATTTAGCAGAATTTCCTTTTTTAGGTTCTAGTTTGTCAAAAGAAATTACTGTCGCTACTGATCTCCGAAAAATTTACATCGAAAAGAATTATATTTTTTATCGGATAGAAGGAAATAAAATAATCGTGTTGAGAATGCTACATGAACGTCGGCATTATTTTAACCATTTGTTTGAACAATAA
- a CDS encoding type II toxin-antitoxin system prevent-host-death family antitoxin, giving the protein MPNIKPISDLRNYSEVLSEVRENSPVYLTRNGRGEYAIVKIEELEKLKATIELLAEIEEGEKSARDETSYTLDEVKARYGL; this is encoded by the coding sequence ATGCCTAATATAAAACCCATTTCCGATCTAAGAAATTATTCGGAAGTTTTAAGTGAAGTTAGAGAAAATAGTCCAGTGTATTTGACAAGGAATGGTCGCGGTGAATATGCCATCGTAAAAATAGAAGAATTAGAGAAATTAAAAGCGACAATTGAACTGTTGGCTGAAATTGAAGAAGGAGAAAAGTCTGCTCGAGATGAAACGTCATATACTTTGGATGAAGTGAAAGCAAGATACGGATTATAA
- a CDS encoding tRNA dihydrouridine synthase, whose protein sequence is MSKNFWRDLPRPFFVLAPMEDVTDVVFRHVVSEAGKPDVFFTEFTNTESYCHPEGMKSVRGRLTFTEDEQPMVAHIWGDKPEFFRQMSIGMADLGFKGIDINMGCPVPNVASRGKGSGLILRPEVAAEIIQAAKAGGLPVSVKTRLGYTEIDEWKEWLKHILEQDIANLSIHLRTRKEMSQVDAHWELIPEIKEMRDKIAPNTLLTINGDIPDRQVGLELAEKYGIDGVMIGRGIFKNPFAFEKEPKEHTSEEYLELLMLHLDLHDQYQEEIPRSITGLHRFFKIYVKGFRGAGELRNQLMNTKSTKEVRELLEQFSLNTTDR, encoded by the coding sequence GTGAGCAAGAATTTTTGGCGTGATTTACCACGACCATTTTTTGTTTTGGCGCCAATGGAAGATGTAACAGACGTTGTTTTCCGACATGTGGTGAGTGAAGCAGGAAAACCAGATGTGTTTTTTACAGAGTTTACGAATACGGAAAGTTATTGCCACCCGGAGGGAATGAAAAGTGTTCGAGGCCGCTTAACATTTACGGAAGACGAACAGCCGATGGTTGCGCATATTTGGGGAGACAAGCCCGAGTTTTTCCGTCAAATGAGTATTGGAATGGCCGATCTTGGATTTAAGGGAATCGATATTAATATGGGGTGTCCTGTTCCAAATGTTGCATCTCGTGGGAAAGGTAGCGGACTAATTCTTCGACCAGAAGTTGCAGCAGAAATCATTCAAGCTGCAAAAGCGGGTGGCCTACCGGTTAGTGTTAAAACACGTTTAGGTTATACGGAGATTGACGAGTGGAAAGAGTGGTTAAAACATATCCTCGAGCAAGATATTGCCAACTTGTCGATTCACTTGCGTACTCGAAAAGAGATGAGTCAAGTAGATGCTCATTGGGAACTGATTCCCGAGATTAAAGAAATGCGAGACAAAATCGCACCCAATACGCTACTTACGATCAATGGGGACATTCCTGACCGTCAAGTTGGTCTAGAGCTTGCCGAAAAGTATGGAATTGATGGTGTCATGATTGGCCGAGGAATTTTCAAAAATCCATTCGCATTTGAAAAAGAGCCAAAAGAACATACTAGTGAAGAATACTTAGAGTTGTTAATGTTGCATCTTGATCTTCACGATCAATATCAAGAAGAAATCCCTCGTTCCATTACAGGACTGCACCGCTTCTTCAAAATTTATGTCAAAGGATTCCGTGGGGCTGGGGAACTACGAAACCAACTGATGAATACGAAATCCACTAAAGAAGTACGAGAATTACTTGAGCAATTTTCTTTAAACACAACGGATAGATAA
- a CDS encoding effector binding domain-containing protein, whose protein sequence is MAWVESIQKAIDYMEKNLMENLTIDSIAKQANVSAFHFQRTFSVLTDITVGDYIRRRRLTLAGEELLTTDTKVIDIAHKYGYETPEAFSKAFRRQHNLTPSDLRKSKGKLQSYNRLMIQVTLKGANPMKYSVIEKNAFQIVGIKREFSSVAEEENVIGIPELWEEVNHNGTCDQLFQLNDGVVKGVLGVCGEVSKEQKDVNVFDYWVATSYAGEVPNGMLSLELPASKWAVFEVHGPMPTAMQNAWKQIFSEWFPSTGYQHAGTPEFELYSDEDPNSPDLYSEIWIPIK, encoded by the coding sequence ATGGCATGGGTAGAATCCATACAAAAAGCAATTGATTACATGGAAAAAAATTTAATGGAGAATTTGACGATTGACAGTATTGCGAAACAAGCCAACGTGTCAGCTTTTCATTTTCAGAGAACGTTCTCCGTACTAACCGATATTACGGTCGGTGACTATATAAGAAGACGTCGACTAACATTGGCAGGAGAGGAATTGCTGACAACGGATACTAAAGTAATCGACATTGCCCATAAATATGGATATGAAACTCCCGAGGCTTTTTCCAAAGCATTCCGTAGACAGCACAATCTTACACCAAGTGACCTGCGGAAGAGTAAGGGAAAGCTGCAATCCTATAATCGCCTGATGATCCAGGTAACCTTGAAAGGAGCAAATCCAATGAAGTACAGTGTTATCGAAAAGAATGCGTTTCAAATTGTGGGCATTAAGCGAGAATTTTCTAGTGTGGCAGAGGAAGAAAATGTAATAGGCATCCCGGAACTTTGGGAGGAAGTAAATCATAATGGAACTTGCGATCAGCTGTTTCAATTAAACGATGGTGTAGTTAAAGGTGTCTTAGGGGTTTGTGGGGAAGTTAGCAAAGAGCAAAAAGATGTGAATGTATTTGACTATTGGGTGGCGACTTCTTACGCTGGAGAAGTTCCAAATGGAATGCTTAGCTTAGAACTCCCTGCTTCTAAATGGGCGGTATTCGAAGTACATGGACCTATGCCTACCGCGATGCAAAATGCGTGGAAACAAATTTTCTCGGAATGGTTCCCTTCCACTGGATATCAACATGCGGGTACTCCAGAGTTTGAATTGTATTCAGATGAAGATCCTAATTCTCCAGATTTATACTCGGAGATTTGGATTCCGATTAAATAA
- a CDS encoding Type 1 glutamine amidotransferase-like domain-containing protein, with protein MKLLLTSAGIKNKSIETALVELVGKPIAESTAISIPTAIYAIPGGGYRAWEFFSGESTCPMCELGWKSMGVLELTALPSIDESCWVPMVKEADVILVNGGDPLFLSYWMKKSGIADLFPSLDVVYVGLSAGSMVMAPNIGEFFVDWTPPEGNDEGLQLVDFSIFPHLDHEMLPENTMAAAETWAAKLDGPSYAIDDETAIKVVDGEVKVVSEGKWRKFNK; from the coding sequence ATGAAACTACTGCTTACATCCGCTGGTATTAAAAACAAAAGTATCGAAACAGCTTTAGTCGAACTAGTTGGAAAACCAATCGCTGAATCAACGGCGATTAGTATCCCCACCGCCATTTATGCAATTCCAGGAGGCGGTTATCGAGCATGGGAATTCTTTAGTGGCGAATCGACGTGTCCTATGTGTGAGTTAGGGTGGAAATCCATGGGGGTCTTAGAACTCACAGCATTGCCAAGTATTGATGAATCTTGCTGGGTTCCGATGGTGAAAGAAGCAGATGTCATTCTTGTTAACGGAGGAGATCCCCTATTTTTGAGCTACTGGATGAAGAAATCAGGAATTGCAGATCTTTTTCCATCATTAGACGTTGTGTATGTTGGATTAAGTGCTGGAAGTATGGTCATGGCACCGAACATTGGCGAGTTTTTTGTTGATTGGACTCCTCCGGAAGGAAATGATGAGGGTTTACAACTAGTCGACTTTTCTATATTCCCTCATCTAGATCATGAAATGCTACCAGAGAACACCATGGCTGCAGCTGAAACGTGGGCAGCTAAACTAGATGGTCCCTCTTATGCAATCGATGATGAAACCGCGATTAAAGTAGTGGATGGAGAAGTGAAAGTTGTATCAGAAGGGAAATGGAGAAAATTCAATAAATAG
- a CDS encoding SDR family oxidoreductase: MKALIVGANGQVGKHLVSFIKDQENVEAKVMIRKEEQAPHFKELGVETVMADLEGDIPAIAKAAEGVDAIVFTAGSGPKTGDDKTILVDLDGAVKTIEAAKKAGVKRFIMVSSYDTTREAIQSSDSSFAPYVVAKHYADEWLRATDLDYTIVHPGALTNDSGTGNVNVATKVEPHDIPREDVARVILECLVNESTIGKEFQVVSGDVDVKEAIKSL; this comes from the coding sequence ATGAAAGCATTAATCGTTGGAGCAAATGGTCAAGTTGGGAAACATCTCGTTTCTTTTATAAAAGACCAAGAAAACGTAGAAGCAAAAGTAATGATTCGGAAAGAAGAACAAGCTCCGCATTTCAAAGAGTTAGGTGTTGAAACTGTTATGGCTGATTTAGAAGGGGACATTCCTGCCATTGCGAAAGCAGCAGAAGGTGTCGATGCGATTGTATTTACAGCAGGATCTGGACCTAAAACAGGTGATGATAAAACTATTTTAGTTGATCTTGATGGCGCAGTAAAAACAATTGAGGCAGCTAAAAAAGCCGGTGTAAAACGATTTATCATGGTTAGTTCGTACGATACTACTCGAGAAGCGATCCAATCGTCCGATTCGTCTTTTGCACCGTATGTGGTAGCAAAACACTATGCAGATGAATGGTTAAGAGCAACAGATTTGGACTACACAATTGTTCATCCAGGAGCGTTAACAAATGACAGTGGAACTGGAAATGTCAATGTAGCTACAAAAGTAGAACCTCATGATATTCCGCGAGAAGATGTCGCTCGCGTTATTTTAGAGTGTCTGGTGAACGAATCCACTATTGGAAAAGAGTTTCAAGTAGTTTCTGGAGATGTAGATGTGAAAGAAGCCATTAAATCTCTATAA
- a CDS encoding MBOAT family O-acyltransferase — protein MTFISIEFLVFLAIIVSLYYVVPHRFRWILLLISTYVFYAFISIQFIPLLLISTFCTYIFGQQIEKQETKSQKKVAMQIGIILLLLSLGWFKYIHFVHDTLREIAKLVNLHYPIPYQEVVLPLAISFYTLQAISYLADIYYGKQKAERHFGYFSVYFAFFPQLVAGPIERARKLLPQFKVEQGFHIENITYGMKRIAWGFFKKTIIADRLAPIVSSVYDSPDPTGSQIVLATILFSIQLYADFSAVSDIAIGSARMLGIKLTENFNQPHFSVSIGDFWNRWHITFSLWLRDYIFIPLCKGKKKRSDIYVAIIITFLVSGIWHGAGWNFVLWGLIHGIYRVFGDATKSSREKMASFIRLDRHPMIQRWWKIMITFWLVCFSRVFFRSDSGEQGLEHAQLFLSLSSWNPVELLHAFDMFSIVELVIFVFFYVVAHIFYYLERKNRSIWEWLSHRSVYVRLAVYIFIVASVVIFGVSGQEFIYGEF, from the coding sequence ATGACATTTATATCCATTGAGTTTCTCGTGTTTTTAGCAATCATTGTTTCTCTTTACTATGTAGTTCCGCATCGCTTTAGGTGGATACTACTGCTAATCTCTACTTATGTTTTTTACGCATTTATTAGCATTCAATTTATCCCACTTTTATTGATAAGCACATTTTGTACTTATATATTTGGACAACAAATTGAAAAACAAGAAACAAAATCACAAAAGAAAGTTGCCATGCAAATAGGCATTATTCTTCTACTTCTGAGTCTTGGTTGGTTTAAGTACATTCATTTTGTGCATGACACACTTCGAGAAATTGCGAAGTTAGTAAATCTACATTACCCCATTCCATATCAAGAAGTTGTTTTGCCTTTGGCGATATCCTTTTACACGCTGCAAGCAATAAGTTATTTAGCGGATATTTATTATGGAAAGCAAAAGGCGGAACGGCACTTCGGCTATTTTTCCGTCTACTTTGCATTTTTCCCACAACTAGTAGCAGGACCAATCGAACGTGCGCGAAAATTGCTTCCACAGTTTAAAGTTGAGCAAGGTTTTCATATTGAAAATATTACCTATGGAATGAAGCGAATCGCATGGGGATTTTTCAAAAAGACAATCATCGCTGACCGGTTAGCGCCAATAGTGTCAAGTGTCTACGACAGTCCAGACCCGACAGGTTCTCAAATAGTGCTAGCTACGATTTTATTTTCAATCCAGCTGTATGCGGATTTTTCTGCTGTAAGTGATATTGCGATTGGTAGCGCTAGAATGCTCGGAATAAAATTAACGGAAAATTTTAATCAACCTCACTTTTCTGTTTCAATTGGAGACTTTTGGAATCGTTGGCACATTACATTCTCTTTGTGGTTACGGGACTATATTTTTATTCCATTATGTAAAGGGAAAAAGAAAAGAAGCGATATTTATGTGGCGATTATCATTACGTTTTTAGTGAGTGGGATTTGGCACGGAGCTGGTTGGAATTTTGTCCTGTGGGGATTGATCCATGGTATTTACCGAGTGTTTGGTGATGCAACAAAATCATCAAGAGAAAAAATGGCTTCCTTCATTCGATTAGATAGACATCCTATGATCCAACGATGGTGGAAAATCATGATTACCTTCTGGCTCGTATGTTTTTCTCGTGTATTCTTCCGTTCGGATTCGGGGGAACAAGGATTGGAACATGCTCAACTATTTTTATCTTTAAGCTCTTGGAATCCAGTTGAGCTTTTACATGCGTTTGACATGTTCTCTATTGTGGAATTAGTCATTTTCGTTTTTTTCTATGTTGTCGCACACATTTTTTACTATTTGGAAAGAAAGAATCGCTCGATTTGGGAATGGCTTTCTCATCGTTCCGTTTATGTCAGACTTGCCGTGTATATCTTTATCGTAGCGTCTGTCGTTATTTTTGGAGTATCCGGTCAAGAATTTATATATGGTGAATTTTGA
- a CDS encoding AMP-binding protein — protein sequence MNDFQKIEKFGNQIALYAERAYSYVEMIQISDDISREIGARTLVFCLCSNNKESLFGYVGFIRGKVVPLLLDASISFEQLQKLIDLYEPNFIWATKEHQELSAKYKHSFEFENYALYKMPNPIQHNLDDRLALLLTTSGSTGSPKFVRLSYENIFSNAASIAEYLDIGPNDKPITTLPMSYSYGLSIINSHFIKGASIVITDASIISKEFWNLCKEHNVTTFGGVPFSYEILDKLKFQDISLPSLKKLTQAGGKLPPTLFSKFVEICSAKGIEFYTMYGQTEATARMAYLPCDKNRDKAGSIGIAIPGGEFHLEDDAGSKITQPYTTGELIYKGQNVSLGYAESYRDLSKQDENKALLHTGDLAYFDSDGYYFISGRKKRIIKLYGNRVSLDELELFLSEHGYTCICGGKDDHLNIYTLQDDVNQMKKIMKEKLNLKGYKIVKIDTIPRNHFGKILYSELPNWAE from the coding sequence ATGAATGATTTTCAAAAAATCGAGAAATTCGGGAACCAGATTGCTTTGTATGCTGAGCGTGCATATTCATATGTTGAAATGATCCAAATTTCAGATGACATATCTCGTGAAATCGGTGCACGGACACTCGTTTTTTGTTTATGTTCAAACAATAAAGAGTCACTATTTGGCTATGTTGGATTCATAAGAGGAAAGGTAGTGCCGTTATTATTGGATGCTTCCATTTCCTTTGAACAGTTACAAAAATTAATTGATCTATACGAGCCGAATTTCATTTGGGCAACTAAAGAACACCAAGAACTATCCGCAAAATATAAGCATTCGTTTGAATTTGAAAACTATGCATTGTATAAAATGCCGAATCCTATTCAACATAATCTAGATGACCGTCTTGCATTGTTATTAACGACTTCAGGCAGCACGGGTAGCCCAAAGTTTGTACGACTGAGCTATGAAAATATTTTCAGCAATGCTGCATCCATTGCCGAATACTTAGACATTGGTCCAAATGATAAACCAATAACGACACTTCCAATGAGTTACTCCTATGGACTTTCCATTATTAATAGTCATTTCATTAAAGGCGCATCGATTGTGATAACGGATGCTTCTATCATTAGTAAAGAGTTTTGGAATTTGTGCAAAGAACATAACGTGACTACTTTTGGCGGTGTACCATTTTCTTATGAGATATTGGACAAGCTAAAGTTCCAAGATATCTCGCTTCCTAGTTTAAAGAAACTAACACAAGCTGGAGGGAAATTACCGCCAACATTATTCTCTAAATTTGTTGAAATATGTTCCGCAAAAGGAATTGAATTTTACACGATGTACGGTCAGACTGAAGCGACGGCGAGGATGGCCTATTTGCCATGTGATAAAAACCGCGATAAAGCTGGGAGTATTGGAATTGCTATTCCTGGTGGAGAATTTCACTTAGAAGATGATGCAGGTTCTAAAATCACACAGCCTTACACGACTGGAGAATTGATTTATAAAGGCCAAAACGTTTCTCTTGGATACGCGGAGTCATACCGTGATCTTTCAAAACAAGATGAAAATAAGGCTTTGCTTCATACAGGGGATCTCGCTTACTTTGATTCGGATGGGTATTATTTCATTTCTGGCAGAAAGAAAAGAATCATTAAACTTTATGGAAATCGTGTGAGTCTAGATGAACTTGAATTGTTTTTAAGTGAGCATGGTTATACCTGTATCTGTGGAGGAAAGGATGACCATTTAAATATCTATACACTGCAAGATGATGTAAATCAAATGAAGAAAATAATGAAAGAAAAATTAAACTTAAAAGGGTATAAGATTGTGAAAATAGATACTATCCCGCGTAATCATTTTGGTAAAATTCTCTATTCGGAGTTACCTAATTGGGCAGAATAG
- a CDS encoding acyl carrier protein has translation MKNIEKYRNAFIDILELEEDEVNEDLILGNSSEWDSIGHMILISEMEDVFDVSIDSEWISEFNSYQSGIDILTRLGVDFINE, from the coding sequence ATGAAAAATATTGAAAAATATCGAAATGCTTTTATAGATATTCTAGAACTGGAAGAAGATGAGGTAAATGAAGACTTGATACTGGGAAATTCAAGTGAATGGGATTCTATTGGACATATGATTCTCATATCTGAGATGGAGGATGTTTTTGATGTCTCTATCGACTCAGAATGGATTTCCGAGTTTAACTCATACCAAAGTGGAATCGACATTTTAACACGTTTGGGAGTGGACTTTATCAATGAATGA
- a CDS encoding DEAD/DEAH box helicase: MLKEGIYEEIINSKVKSQLADLSIDEYTIDIEKLDAQETRKLLSTYISTVTRKALSFMREDSDKDSEVLLRQIRACNDVINSLSLSLNDEEFQELRIEEQGEVLTAVYSKLNTVRAFRKEKVVRPITSLSQTSLFTGSHYEPNMLEELRKEIATSDSIDWLVSFIKWSGLRIIMEELRYFTQERGGKLRVITTSYMEATDYKAIEELSKLPNTEIRISYDKNRTRLHAKAYLFKRETGFSTAYIGSSNLSNPALTSGLEWNLKVTERDSIDVIRKFEATFESYWNDADFKKLNIDDPESLNALKQSLSKQLLVAEPGGLYVLDVHPYSYQQEILDQLEAERETHGRYRNLIVAATGVGKTVISAFDFKRYYQKNPQSKFLFIAHREEILKQSLTTFRAILKDQNFGEMFVGKHKPKTLNHVFMSIQSWNSKGMDIHTTPEFYDYIVVDEFHHAAAPSYRKLLAYYRPKILLGLTATPERMDGDSVLTYFDDYIAAEMRLTEAIDRKLLSPFHYFAVSDSVDLSTMKWSRRGYDHGDLENVYTDNRVRSELIIRSLKKYVTSVEGIKGLGFCVSIKHATYMANFFAEKGISSIALHGDSSDEERTSAKNKLKSGEIKFIFVVDLYNEGVDIPEINTILFLRPTESITVFLQQLGRGLRLSDDKECLTVLDFIGQAHKDYPFEEKLRALVGRTKHSIRKFVEDGFTHTPRGSEILLEKQAKEYILRNIKATKNSKQVLINKMKNFEADTGRKLTLSEFLKYYHLSLADFYGTSKNRLFERMKVEAGLVSDYQSKHEELLKKRIQNFFHLDSADILKFYIRFINEGIATGMEEKRMVGMLYYSLFQAPPLEEGFTSMEQGVKTVFHSENLKVEVLQVLMYRYEQLDFVERSHRLGTVNPLRVHAHYSTDQILAAFNYYNDDKKPAFREGVKYFSDEKIDIFMVTLNKSDKDFSVSTMYEDYAISDFLFYWQSQSRTSESSPTAQRYINHLKTGSKIALFVREYKKQDGYTSPFTFLGTADYVKHEGSSPVSFTWKLHEKMPAKLLPIANKNIL; the protein is encoded by the coding sequence ATATTGAAAGAAGGAATTTATGAAGAAATTATAAATTCAAAGGTAAAGAGCCAATTAGCAGATCTTTCAATCGATGAATATACAATTGATATTGAAAAGCTAGATGCACAGGAAACTAGAAAACTTCTTTCAACTTATATCTCGACAGTTACAAGAAAAGCCCTAAGTTTTATGAGAGAAGACTCTGATAAAGACAGTGAGGTTTTATTACGTCAGATACGTGCATGTAATGATGTGATAAATTCATTAAGTTTGTCATTAAATGATGAAGAATTTCAAGAACTACGTATCGAAGAACAAGGAGAAGTTTTAACAGCTGTTTATAGCAAATTAAATACTGTAAGAGCTTTTAGAAAAGAAAAAGTTGTACGTCCCATTACTTCACTTTCCCAAACTTCACTTTTTACGGGGTCACATTATGAACCAAATATGCTAGAAGAATTAAGGAAAGAGATTGCTACATCTGATTCTATTGATTGGCTTGTTTCTTTTATTAAGTGGTCAGGACTTCGAATCATAATGGAAGAACTACGTTACTTCACTCAAGAAAGAGGGGGTAAACTCAGAGTAATCACAACTTCATATATGGAGGCGACCGATTATAAGGCCATTGAAGAATTGAGTAAATTGCCAAATACAGAAATTCGTATTTCATATGATAAAAACAGAACAAGACTGCACGCTAAAGCATATTTGTTTAAAAGGGAAACAGGATTTAGTACAGCATACATAGGTTCTTCCAACTTATCGAATCCAGCACTTACCTCAGGTCTTGAATGGAACTTAAAAGTAACCGAAAGAGATTCGATAGATGTAATACGCAAATTCGAAGCTACTTTTGAAAGTTATTGGAATGATGCTGATTTCAAGAAGTTAAATATTGATGATCCAGAAAGTTTGAATGCCTTAAAACAGTCATTGTCAAAACAACTATTAGTCGCAGAACCAGGCGGATTATATGTTTTGGATGTACACCCTTACTCGTATCAACAAGAAATTCTAGATCAACTAGAAGCCGAAAGAGAAACCCATGGCAGGTATCGTAATTTAATTGTTGCAGCGACTGGTGTAGGGAAAACAGTTATTTCAGCTTTTGATTTTAAAAGATACTATCAGAAGAATCCTCAATCAAAATTTTTATTCATTGCTCATCGGGAAGAAATATTAAAACAAAGTCTTACTACCTTTAGAGCTATTTTAAAAGATCAAAATTTTGGGGAAATGTTTGTTGGTAAACATAAACCTAAAACTCTGAATCACGTATTTATGAGTATACAAAGTTGGAATAGCAAGGGGATGGACATTCATACGACTCCAGAATTTTATGATTATATTGTAGTAGATGAGTTTCATCATGCAGCAGCTCCTTCATATCGAAAGCTCCTGGCTTATTATCGTCCGAAAATTTTGCTTGGATTAACAGCGACACCTGAACGTATGGATGGCGATAGTGTTCTTACTTATTTCGATGATTATATAGCAGCTGAAATGAGATTAACTGAAGCTATTGATCGTAAGTTGCTAAGTCCTTTTCATTATTTTGCAGTTTCGGACTCAGTTGATTTATCTACAATGAAATGGTCTAGGAGAGGGTATGACCATGGGGACCTGGAAAATGTATATACTGACAATCGCGTTAGAAGTGAATTAATAATAAGAAGCTTAAAGAAATATGTAACAAGTGTTGAGGGAATAAAGGGTTTAGGATTTTGTGTATCTATAAAGCATGCTACGTATATGGCCAATTTTTTTGCGGAAAAAGGTATATCTAGTATTGCGTTACATGGAGATTCTTCAGACGAAGAGAGAACATCCGCTAAAAATAAATTAAAGTCAGGGGAGATAAAATTTATCTTTGTTGTTGATTTATATAATGAAGGGGTAGATATACCTGAAATTAATACAATTTTATTTTTACGACCAACAGAAAGTATTACGGTTTTTTTACAGCAATTAGGTCGTGGATTACGATTAAGTGATGATAAAGAATGTTTAACTGTACTAGACTTTATTGGACAAGCTCATAAAGATTACCCATTTGAAGAAAAATTAAGAGCTTTAGTCGGGCGTACTAAACATTCTATTCGAAAATTCGTAGAAGATGGTTTTACACATACACCTAGGGGTAGTGAAATTTTATTAGAAAAGCAAGCTAAGGAATATATTTTACGTAATATAAAAGCTACAAAAAATTCTAAACAAGTCTTAATTAATAAAATGAAAAATTTTGAAGCAGATACCGGAAGAAAGCTAACGCTAAGCGAATTTTTAAAGTATTATCACTTAAGTTTAGCGGATTTTTATGGAACTTCAAAAAACCGTTTATTTGAAAGAATGAAGGTTGAAGCTGGCTTGGTTAGCGACTATCAATCAAAACATGAGGAGTTGTTAAAGAAGAGAATACAAAACTTCTTTCACTTGGACTCGGCTGACATTTTAAAGTTTTATATTAGGTTTATAAATGAAGGTATCGCCACGGGCATGGAAGAAAAGAGAATGGTTGGAATGCTTTATTATTCTCTTTTCCAAGCACCTCCTCTTGAAGAAGGTTTTACATCAATGGAACAAGGAGTTAAGACAGTATTCCATTCAGAGAACTTAAAAGTTGAGGTACTACAAGTGCTCATGTACCGATATGAACAATTAGACTTTGTTGAACGTTCTCATCGACTAGGTACCGTTAATCCTTTGAGAGTGCATGCGCACTATTCAACCGATCAAATTTTAGCAGCTTTTAATTATTATAATGATGATAAAAAACCAGCATTCCGTGAAGGAGTAAAATATTTCTCTGATGAGAAAATTGATATCTTTATGGTGACGTTAAATAAATCAGACAAAGATTTTTCTGTGTCAACAATGTATGAAGACTACGCAATAAGTGATTTCTTGTTTTATTGGCAGTCTCAAAGCCGTACTTCAGAGTCTAGCCCCACTGCACAAAGATATATAAATCATCTTAAAACTGGAAGTAAAATTGCATTGTTTGTTAGAGAATATAAGAAACAAGATGGATATACGTCTCCATTTACCTTCTTGGGCACTGCCGATTATGTAAAGCATGAAGGTAGCAGCCCTGTAAGCTTCACATGGAAGTTACATGAGAAAATGCCTGCAAAGCTTTTACCTATAGCTAATAAAAATATTTTATAA